One part of the Dyadobacter sp. 676 genome encodes these proteins:
- a CDS encoding cell division protein FtsQ/DivIB: MLRKFDYSWLLLKRSLWLILPIAGIGMAESKLGQQRCTNLVISIQGDSGTRFLNPMDVQMLLTENGGDPLIGARLKDVALHDLENRVTRNKLIKKCQVFRDLKGNIVVEVEQEKPLARWINTSENGEMRNTSGYYINHEGVFFPLSESYSARTLLVSGAYFNNPQKLRSEKGAQVLELLRFLNTDPFWKAQVTQLNVDKDGEIDLMTLLGDQRVELGTAENFESKFKKLRIFYDKVLSKDWSRYKRISVKFQDQIVCE, encoded by the coding sequence ATGTTACGTAAATTTGACTATTCATGGCTTTTGTTGAAACGTAGTTTGTGGCTCATTCTGCCAATTGCCGGCATCGGCATGGCAGAAAGCAAGCTGGGACAACAGCGTTGTACAAATCTCGTAATATCGATCCAGGGTGATTCGGGTACACGTTTCCTGAACCCAATGGATGTACAAATGCTGCTCACCGAGAACGGCGGCGATCCGCTGATCGGGGCAAGGCTCAAAGATGTCGCCTTGCACGATCTGGAAAACCGCGTTACGCGCAATAAACTGATCAAGAAATGTCAGGTTTTTCGTGACCTCAAGGGCAATATAGTAGTCGAAGTAGAGCAGGAGAAACCGCTTGCGCGCTGGATTAACACTTCGGAAAATGGGGAAATGCGGAACACATCGGGATACTATATCAACCACGAGGGCGTTTTTTTTCCTCTATCAGAAAGTTATTCAGCAAGAACGTTACTGGTTTCAGGGGCGTATTTCAACAACCCTCAAAAGCTGAGGTCCGAAAAGGGCGCTCAGGTTTTGGAGTTATTGCGCTTTCTGAACACCGACCCGTTCTGGAAAGCGCAGGTTACGCAGCTGAATGTGGATAAGGATGGTGAGATAGACCTGATGACGTTGCTGGGCGACCAGCGGGTCGAGCTGGGAACGGCGGAGAATTTCGAGTCCAAGTTCAAAAAACTCCGCATCTTTTATGACAAGGTGCTGAGCAAGGACTGGAGTCGGTACAAGAGAATTAGTGTTAAGTTTCAAGATCAAATAGTTTGTGAATAA
- the ftsZ gene encoding cell division protein FtsZ, which translates to MNKSLLHALDQDYIVNEIVKDQPDGEGHGDPAIIKVIGVGGGGSNAVNYMFQKKIKDVEFAVCNTDRQALANSPVPVKIQLGATLTQGLGAGTDATKGKEAALETIEEIKGLLGGSTQMVFITAGMGGGTGTGAAPVIAQLAKEMGKLTVAVVTAPYTWEGLDKKEQALEGIEQLKEYSDTVLVVLNDKLEELYEDMTLTQAFAEADGILLNAVKSISEIITTNGNINTDFKDVEKVLKSAGQSVMGTAEAIGPERAQKAIKEALDSPLLNDRDIRGAKRILVTLATSKKKEATMKEQREIWQYVLSQVGGEARMFKLGTITDDSLDDRLRVTIVAAGFDSIESPIPGIQLKGIKGRQEEKPAVVAEEPKVEVPEPVREEELVLTGELEENTPTGSIDIVLEDEPVTRGFDPINISLTELEPQDEWTDEDALKMEMMINSFKEGLVKYSDLEGPAFRRSRVELWKRPAIPAHEMEQHWLK; encoded by the coding sequence ATGAACAAAAGCTTGTTGCACGCATTAGACCAGGACTATATAGTGAACGAAATCGTCAAAGACCAGCCAGACGGAGAGGGCCACGGCGACCCGGCTATCATCAAGGTGATCGGTGTCGGCGGAGGCGGTAGCAATGCTGTGAACTACATGTTTCAAAAGAAAATCAAAGATGTAGAATTCGCGGTTTGCAACACGGACAGGCAGGCTTTGGCCAACAGTCCGGTTCCGGTGAAGATCCAGCTGGGTGCTACCCTCACGCAAGGTCTCGGGGCTGGTACTGATGCGACGAAAGGAAAAGAAGCGGCCCTGGAAACCATCGAGGAGATCAAGGGATTGCTCGGCGGATCTACGCAAATGGTATTTATCACTGCCGGTATGGGCGGCGGCACAGGTACAGGAGCCGCTCCGGTAATCGCACAGTTGGCGAAGGAAATGGGCAAACTGACCGTCGCCGTCGTAACAGCGCCATATACCTGGGAAGGACTCGACAAGAAAGAGCAGGCGCTCGAAGGTATCGAGCAGCTGAAAGAGTACAGCGATACCGTTCTCGTCGTTTTGAACGACAAGCTGGAAGAGCTTTATGAGGATATGACCCTCACCCAGGCATTTGCCGAGGCCGACGGCATTCTTCTCAATGCGGTAAAAAGTATTTCCGAGATCATTACCACGAACGGTAATATCAACACCGACTTCAAGGATGTGGAGAAAGTGTTGAAAAGCGCCGGCCAGTCGGTTATGGGAACAGCCGAGGCAATTGGCCCGGAACGCGCTCAAAAAGCTATCAAAGAGGCGCTAGACTCGCCATTGCTGAACGACCGCGACATTCGTGGCGCAAAACGCATCCTCGTGACTTTGGCAACCAGCAAAAAAAAGGAAGCCACCATGAAGGAGCAGCGCGAAATCTGGCAGTACGTGCTCTCGCAGGTAGGCGGCGAAGCCCGGATGTTCAAACTCGGCACTATCACCGACGATTCGCTGGATGACAGGCTGCGCGTCACGATCGTCGCAGCTGGTTTTGACAGCATCGAATCGCCGATACCGGGTATTCAGCTGAAAGGAATTAAAGGCAGGCAGGAAGAAAAACCGGCAGTGGTGGCGGAAGAACCAAAAGTGGAGGTCCCCGAACCTGTAAGGGAAGAAGAACTGGTTTTGACCGGTGAACTGGAAGAAAATACGCCGACCGGCTCGATCGATATTGTTCTGGAAGACGAGCCCGTGACCCGCGGCTTCGACCCTATCAATATATCGCTGACCGAACTGGAACCACAGGACGAATGGACCGACGAGGACGCATTGAAAATGGAGATGATGATCAATTCTTTCAAAGAGGGCCTCGTAAAATATTCCGACCTGGAAGGCCCGGCGTTCCGCAGGAGCAGGGTAGAGCTTTGGAAGCGGCCCGCCATTCCGGCCCACGAAATGGAACAGCACTGGTTGAAATAG
- the ftsA gene encoding cell division protein FtsA, producing the protein MAHDKIVVGVDIGSTKIAVVAAQGSAARRNNIEILGFSEVPVPAGAVVNGSVENIKQVGSAIKEALAEASSRSDLDIGIVNVSFGGTHVKVSAQSDGVIRPSASSGEEVTQRDVDQLVDDMYRAKIEPNFDVLHVLPMDFTVDNSTGVREPVGRTGIKLGGNFLVVSANSQSILRTKKSLADADQGLKCDKLVLAPLATSLAVLTDNEMKAGIAMVDIGDHTTDLIIYHDRIVRHIASFPIGGRHITADLEVGCGIQFENAEQLKKEYGSAVSADVPLNVEILINYLAGRQPKPVLKKNVALIIEERLKEIAAMVYAEIIKSGYGDRLIGGLVLTGGICQYSGYRGFV; encoded by the coding sequence ATGGCACACGATAAGATTGTAGTTGGGGTAGATATTGGAAGTACCAAAATAGCCGTGGTGGCCGCACAGGGATCGGCTGCACGGCGAAACAATATCGAGATTCTGGGCTTCAGCGAAGTCCCCGTGCCGGCCGGAGCAGTGGTGAACGGCTCCGTTGAAAACATTAAACAGGTTGGCAGTGCGATCAAGGAAGCGCTCGCGGAAGCGTCTTCGCGTTCGGATCTTGATATTGGTATCGTAAATGTAAGCTTCGGCGGCACGCACGTAAAAGTGAGCGCGCAAAGCGACGGCGTGATCCGCCCGTCGGCATCATCCGGGGAAGAAGTAACGCAGCGGGATGTGGACCAGCTTGTCGACGACATGTACCGTGCGAAGATCGAGCCGAATTTCGATGTGCTGCATGTCCTGCCCATGGATTTTACGGTCGATAACTCGACGGGCGTACGCGAGCCGGTGGGGCGCACCGGCATTAAGCTCGGCGGAAATTTCCTCGTGGTTTCGGCAAACAGCCAGTCGATTTTGCGTACGAAGAAAAGCCTGGCGGATGCGGACCAGGGGCTGAAATGCGACAAACTGGTACTGGCACCTCTGGCAACCAGCTTGGCGGTTCTTACAGACAATGAAATGAAGGCGGGCATCGCGATGGTAGATATCGGCGACCATACCACGGACCTGATCATTTACCACGACCGTATTGTGCGCCACATCGCTTCGTTTCCTATCGGCGGAAGGCACATTACCGCCGACCTTGAAGTAGGGTGCGGTATTCAGTTCGAGAATGCCGAACAACTGAAAAAAGAATATGGCTCGGCGGTTTCGGCCGATGTGCCTTTGAATGTAGAAATTCTGATCAATTACCTGGCGGGCCGCCAGCCTAAACCGGTTCTTAAAAAGAACGTAGCGCTGATCATTGAGGAACGGTTGAAAGAAATCGCTGCGATGGTTTATGCGGAGATTATCAAATCGGGGTATGGCGACCGGCTGATCGGCGGTTTAGTACTTACGGGGGGGATCTGCCAATATTCCGGATATAGAGGTTTTGTTTGA